A portion of the Streptomyces sp. NBC_00376 genome contains these proteins:
- a CDS encoding sensor histidine kinase → MERVMSIGAVRRALVAPGSLLAVAAAFCVGLSTVSMWWALPAAVAAFFAGREPGRTGPTVLVLVAVLAGGVVAVALVPSWLLMAGRFSAVVAVAAMLPWFAGRFWRQYQELVRAGWERAGRLEREQRLVAEQARSRERARIAQDMHDVLGHDLSLIALSAGALKLAPGLDEAHRAAAGEIRARAAASVERLGEVIGLLREEAGEESPQQPGGGIPRLVEEAAAAGLAVGLRVEGEAGAMSPAAGRAAHRVVQEALTNAAKHAPRARVDVRVTHAAGETTVRVENGPAPAPARTEDLPGTGRGLIGLDERVRLTGGEFAYGPYGGGFAVTARIPHATPAALAAPAHRAPAAPRAAPPALPPEHRHARSRARRALAVAVVLPLVAWAVLSAALMAWDIRSARLSVLDPGDYARLRVGQDRESVGRLLPDRETTQRPVAGEPKGEGITCRYYAMTADRFDDRSGDAYRLCFRDGRLMSKEALTP, encoded by the coding sequence GTGGAGAGAGTGATGTCGATCGGCGCGGTCCGGCGGGCCCTCGTCGCCCCGGGGAGTCTGCTCGCCGTCGCGGCGGCGTTCTGTGTCGGGCTGAGCACGGTCAGTATGTGGTGGGCGCTGCCCGCAGCCGTGGCGGCGTTCTTCGCGGGGCGGGAGCCGGGGAGGACCGGGCCCACGGTCCTGGTGCTGGTGGCGGTGCTGGCCGGTGGTGTGGTGGCGGTGGCCCTGGTGCCCTCCTGGCTGCTGATGGCGGGGCGGTTCTCCGCGGTGGTGGCGGTGGCCGCGATGCTGCCGTGGTTCGCGGGGCGGTTCTGGCGTCAGTACCAGGAGCTCGTCCGGGCGGGCTGGGAGCGGGCGGGCCGGCTGGAGCGCGAACAGCGGCTCGTCGCCGAGCAGGCACGGTCCCGCGAACGGGCCAGGATCGCCCAGGACATGCACGACGTCCTCGGGCACGACCTCAGCCTCATCGCCCTGTCGGCCGGCGCCCTGAAGCTGGCCCCCGGTCTCGACGAGGCGCACCGGGCGGCGGCCGGGGAGATCCGGGCCCGCGCGGCCGCGTCGGTGGAGCGGCTCGGCGAGGTGATCGGCCTGCTGCGCGAGGAGGCGGGCGAGGAGTCCCCGCAGCAGCCCGGCGGCGGCATTCCCCGGCTGGTCGAGGAGGCCGCGGCCGCCGGGCTCGCGGTCGGCCTGCGGGTCGAGGGGGAGGCCGGCGCCATGTCCCCGGCGGCCGGGCGGGCCGCCCACCGGGTGGTCCAGGAGGCCCTGACCAACGCGGCCAAGCACGCGCCGCGGGCACGGGTGGACGTGCGGGTGACGCACGCGGCCGGGGAGACGACGGTCCGGGTGGAGAACGGGCCCGCGCCCGCACCGGCCCGCACCGAGGACCTCCCGGGCACCGGGCGGGGACTGATCGGGCTCGACGAACGGGTACGGCTGACGGGCGGCGAGTTCGCGTACGGACCGTACGGGGGCGGCTTCGCGGTCACCGCACGGATACCGCACGCCACGCCCGCCGCACTCGCCGCACCCGCCCATCGAGCACCTGCGGCTCCCCGGGCCGCGCCCCCGGCCCTGCCCCCGGAACACCGGCACGCCCGCAGCCGCGCCCGCCGGGCGCTGGCCGTCGCGGTCGTGCTGCCCCTGGTGGCGTGGGCGGTGCTGAGTGCGGCGCTGATGGCCTGGGACATCCGCTCGGCCCGGCTGTCCGTGCTGGACCCGGGCGACTACGCCCGGCTGCGGGTGGGACAGGATCGGGAGAGCGTCGGGCGGCTGCTGCCCGACCGCGAGACCACGCAGCGGCCGGTGGCCGGGGAACCGAAGGGAGAGGGCATCACATGCCGGTACTACGCGATGACGGCGGACCGCTTCGACGACCGGTCCGGGGACGCCTACCGGCTCTGCTTCCGGGACGGCCGGCTGATGTCCAAGGAGGCGCTGACGCCATGA
- a CDS encoding response regulator transcription factor: protein MIRVLIADDEPMIRAGVRSVLSTDPDIDVVAEAADGRDAVELVRRHRPAVAVLDIRMPGTNGIEAAAEIRRTVPETGVVMLTTFGEDDYILQALGGGATGFLIKSGEPEELIAGVRAVADGAAYLSPKVAARVVAHLSATGAGALAGRRAAARERVGALTGRERDVLAFLGSGLSNGQIARRLHLVEGTVKAHVSSILARLGVDNRAAAAVVAHEAGIVAPAQPPLDR from the coding sequence GTGATCCGGGTGCTGATCGCGGACGACGAGCCGATGATCCGCGCGGGGGTGCGCTCCGTGCTGTCCACCGATCCGGACATCGACGTCGTCGCCGAGGCCGCCGACGGGCGCGACGCCGTGGAGCTGGTACGCCGCCACCGCCCGGCCGTCGCCGTGCTCGACATCCGGATGCCCGGGACGAACGGCATCGAGGCGGCGGCCGAGATCCGGCGCACCGTGCCGGAGACGGGGGTCGTGATGCTCACGACCTTCGGCGAGGACGACTACATCCTCCAGGCGCTGGGAGGCGGCGCCACCGGTTTCCTGATCAAGTCGGGCGAGCCCGAGGAGCTGATCGCGGGGGTCCGCGCGGTGGCCGACGGGGCCGCCTACCTGTCACCGAAGGTCGCGGCGCGGGTCGTCGCCCATCTCTCGGCGACGGGCGCGGGCGCCCTGGCCGGCCGCCGCGCCGCCGCCCGGGAACGGGTCGGCGCGCTCACCGGCCGGGAACGCGACGTACTGGCCTTCCTCGGCAGCGGGCTGTCCAACGGGCAGATCGCCCGGCGGCTCCACCTGGTGGAAGGGACGGTCAAGGCGCACGTGAGCTCCATCCTGGCCCGGCTGGGCGTGGACAACCGGGCCGCCGCGGCCGTCGTCGCCCACGAGGCCGGAATCGTCGCGCCCGCGCAGCCGCCGCTCGACCGCTGA
- a CDS encoding flavin reductase family protein, with protein sequence MAAIAVRYLRSVGAATTAGPVPVDALPRPHLRAVADGERPPVDPGEFRRVLGHFASGVTIVTAHDPDDEEGPAGFACQSFASLSLDPPLVTFMVARTSTTWPRIARAGAFCVNILGAGQGELCRSFAVSGADKFAGVAYEAAPATGSPLLDSVPAWIDCRIQAVHTGGDHLIVVGRVAAMGATDGADPLLFHRGTFGRFGPLDG encoded by the coding sequence ATGGCCGCCATCGCCGTCCGGTACCTCAGGTCCGTCGGCGCCGCCACCACCGCAGGGCCGGTACCGGTCGACGCACTGCCGCGCCCGCACCTGCGAGCCGTGGCCGACGGGGAGCGGCCGCCCGTCGACCCGGGCGAATTCCGCCGCGTACTGGGGCACTTCGCCAGCGGCGTCACCATCGTCACCGCGCACGACCCGGACGACGAGGAGGGCCCGGCGGGCTTCGCCTGCCAGTCGTTCGCCTCGCTCTCCCTCGATCCGCCGCTGGTCACGTTCATGGTCGCCCGTACGTCGACGACCTGGCCGCGCATCGCGCGCGCCGGGGCCTTCTGCGTCAACATCCTCGGCGCGGGCCAGGGCGAACTGTGCCGGAGCTTCGCGGTGAGCGGAGCGGACAAGTTCGCGGGAGTGGCGTACGAGGCCGCCCCGGCGACCGGGTCGCCGCTGCTGGACTCCGTACCGGCCTGGATCGACTGCCGCATCCAGGCGGTCCACACCGGGGGCGACCATCTGATCGTCGTCGGCCGGGTGGCGGCGATGGGAGCGACGGACGGGGCCGATCCGCTGCTGTTCCACCGGGGGACGTTCGGACGGTTCGGGCCGCTCGACGGGTGA
- a CDS encoding LysR family transcriptional regulator: MFEIDALRLLVTVAETGSFTKAAVRLDYTQSAVSRRIASLEKEAGGPLFERLARGVRLNPAGHALHRHAVEVLARLAGAEHEMAAIRAGRGGRLRVGAFATANVSLVPAALRAFARSRPDVEVVAVEGRTGESMRRLADGALDLAVVSDYPSGLPSADGVTTEALLEDELFVVLPRDHRLAGTGTVDLRELRDETWLQDVSADRPMMLAEVCGRAGFRPKRIVRIAEWTGKFGYAAAGLGVALVPSLAAWAVPDELAVCRLGDLAPRRTVHVALPAAPLPAALKLRDLLRDAAG; the protein is encoded by the coding sequence GTGTTCGAGATCGACGCGCTGCGTCTGCTGGTGACGGTGGCCGAAACCGGATCGTTCACGAAGGCCGCGGTCCGGCTCGACTACACGCAGTCGGCGGTGTCCCGGCGGATCGCCTCGTTGGAGAAGGAGGCGGGCGGACCGCTCTTCGAACGGCTCGCCCGGGGCGTACGGCTGAATCCGGCCGGCCACGCGCTGCACCGGCACGCCGTGGAGGTGCTCGCGCGCCTGGCGGGTGCGGAGCACGAGATGGCCGCGATCCGGGCCGGGCGGGGCGGGCGGCTTCGGGTGGGGGCGTTCGCCACGGCCAATGTCTCGCTGGTGCCCGCCGCGCTGCGGGCGTTCGCCAGGTCCAGGCCGGATGTCGAGGTCGTCGCGGTCGAGGGCCGGACCGGTGAGTCGATGCGGCGCCTGGCGGACGGGGCGCTCGACCTGGCCGTGGTCAGCGACTACCCGTCGGGTCTGCCGTCGGCCGACGGCGTCACGACCGAGGCCCTGCTGGAGGACGAGTTGTTCGTCGTGCTCCCCCGCGACCACCGCCTGGCCGGAACCGGGACGGTGGATCTGCGCGAACTGCGCGACGAGACCTGGCTCCAGGACGTCTCCGCCGACCGGCCCATGATGCTCGCCGAGGTCTGCGGCCGGGCCGGCTTCCGGCCGAAGCGGATCGTCCGGATCGCCGAGTGGACCGGCAAGTTCGGTTACGCGGCCGCCGGGCTGGGGGTCGCGCTGGTCCCCTCGCTGGCCGCCTGGGCGGTCCCCGACGAACTCGCCGTCTGCCGCCTCGGCGACCTCGCCCCGCGCCGGACCGTACATGTCGCACTGCCCGCCGCCCCGCTTCCGGCGGCGCTGAAGCTGCGGGATCTGCTGCGCGACGCGGCCGGCTGA
- a CDS encoding DUF6585 family protein, protein MAAAPNTLSPEAAELAATHRLGALQGTFTPKRLNKAIFVLYVFTTLHLLAMLVIPGLLFFWWLRRYPDFSRRQAAKRLHLFENGLIVHPESGDGRAVIRWDSVRLYQDITQKIINGIPSTTEYVYSAVGPGRDHARITHFYEGPETWGPHMQQAVLRAQGPAVLESVLAGGTADFGEFSLSRTGLTARGKGHLPWSGVQEIHVSAGRVNAMGTGGPGRRCSAAVSDIANLHVFLAVAQHLCTESSSA, encoded by the coding sequence ATGGCAGCAGCACCGAACACCCTGTCGCCCGAGGCCGCCGAACTGGCCGCCACCCACCGACTCGGCGCCCTGCAGGGCACGTTCACCCCCAAGCGCCTGAACAAGGCGATCTTCGTCCTCTACGTCTTCACGACGCTCCACCTCTTGGCGATGCTCGTGATACCCGGCCTGCTGTTCTTCTGGTGGCTGCGCCGGTACCCGGACTTCAGCCGGAGACAGGCCGCCAAGCGTCTTCACCTGTTCGAGAACGGACTGATCGTGCACCCGGAGTCCGGCGACGGCAGGGCCGTCATCCGCTGGGACTCCGTACGGCTCTACCAGGACATCACCCAGAAGATCATCAACGGCATCCCGTCGACCACCGAGTACGTCTACTCCGCGGTGGGCCCGGGCCGGGACCACGCGAGAATCACCCACTTCTACGAGGGCCCCGAGACCTGGGGGCCCCATATGCAGCAGGCCGTCCTGCGGGCCCAGGGCCCGGCGGTCCTGGAATCGGTCCTGGCGGGCGGGACGGCCGACTTCGGGGAATTCTCGCTCTCCCGCACCGGCCTGACCGCCCGGGGGAAGGGCCACCTCCCCTGGTCCGGCGTCCAGGAGATCCACGTGTCAGCGGGCCGGGTGAACGCCATGGGGACCGGCGGCCCCGGGCGCCGTTGCAGCGCCGCGGTCAGCGACATCGCGAACCTGCACGTCTTCCTGGCCGTCGCCCAGCACCTTTGCACCGAAAGTTCGTCGGCCTGA
- a CDS encoding MFS transporter — protein sequence MTQTTDSAARYDDRPATTPAAPGRPPRRRVHRAWIVAAVTFVTIIGGAAFNSLPGLLIEPLNAWFGWSRGEIGLAVSIDMALYGLTAPFAAALMDRFGIRRVVVVALTTVATGALASVWMTASWQLMLYWGVLVGLGTGSMAMAFSATVTNRWFVARRGLVTGILTAAGASGQLVFLPLCAWIVEHHGWRPASVTVALAALVVVPFVWFLLRDHPADVGLAPYGGSYVEKSAPARGAARRTLRVLTDAARTGPFWLLAGSFAICGASTNGLIRTHFVPSAHDHHMPVTAAASLLAVIGIFDIIGTVFSGWLTDRFDARRLLAVYYALRGVSLLFLPILMAPTVQPPMVFFIVFYGLDWVATVPPTLALCREQYGEDSAIVFGWVLASHQVGAALVAFLGGVARDVFGSYDVVWYASGALCAVAALMALVIRRVKEPSGAVVRLG from the coding sequence GTGACCCAGACAACCGACAGCGCCGCCCGGTACGACGACCGGCCGGCCACCACCCCGGCAGCCCCCGGGCGTCCCCCGCGCCGACGTGTTCACCGCGCCTGGATCGTCGCCGCCGTCACCTTCGTGACGATCATCGGCGGCGCCGCGTTCAACTCCCTCCCCGGCCTCCTCATCGAGCCGCTCAACGCGTGGTTCGGCTGGTCGCGCGGGGAGATCGGACTCGCCGTCTCCATCGACATGGCGCTGTACGGGCTCACCGCACCGTTCGCCGCCGCGCTGATGGACCGCTTCGGTATCCGCCGGGTGGTCGTCGTCGCCCTCACCACCGTGGCCACCGGGGCGCTGGCCAGCGTATGGATGACGGCCTCCTGGCAGCTGATGCTCTACTGGGGCGTGCTCGTCGGCCTGGGCACCGGCTCCATGGCGATGGCGTTCTCCGCCACGGTCACCAACCGCTGGTTCGTGGCCCGGCGCGGCCTGGTCACCGGCATCCTCACCGCGGCCGGCGCCTCCGGCCAGCTGGTCTTCCTGCCGCTGTGCGCCTGGATCGTCGAGCACCACGGCTGGCGCCCCGCCTCGGTGACGGTGGCGCTCGCGGCCCTGGTCGTCGTCCCGTTCGTCTGGTTCCTGCTCCGCGACCACCCGGCCGACGTGGGCCTCGCCCCGTACGGCGGCAGCTACGTGGAGAAGTCGGCGCCCGCGCGCGGGGCGGCGCGGCGGACCCTGCGCGTACTGACCGACGCGGCGCGCACCGGGCCGTTCTGGCTGCTGGCCGGTTCGTTCGCGATCTGCGGGGCCTCGACCAACGGCCTGATCCGTACGCACTTCGTGCCCTCGGCCCACGACCACCACATGCCCGTCACCGCCGCGGCGTCACTGCTCGCCGTCATCGGGATCTTCGACATCATCGGCACCGTCTTCTCCGGCTGGCTCACCGACCGCTTCGACGCCCGGCGGCTCCTCGCCGTCTACTACGCGCTGCGCGGCGTCTCGCTGCTCTTCCTGCCGATACTGATGGCGCCGACGGTGCAGCCCCCGATGGTGTTCTTCATCGTCTTCTACGGCCTGGACTGGGTCGCCACCGTCCCGCCGACGCTCGCCCTGTGCCGCGAGCAGTACGGGGAGGACAGCGCCATAGTCTTCGGCTGGGTGCTGGCGTCCCATCAGGTCGGCGCGGCGCTGGTGGCGTTCCTGGGCGGGGTGGCGCGCGACGTGTTCGGCTCGTACGACGTGGTCTGGTACGCGTCCGGGGCGCTGTGCGCGGTGGCGGCGCTGATGGCGCTGGTGATCCGCCGGGTGAAGGAGCCTTCGGGCGCCGTGGTCCGACTCGGCTGA
- a CDS encoding ribosomal maturation YjgA family protein — MTGGGDGVGAEGEVGVEEVWTARRTRAVAAVAAALTVLAGLGVRAFMDGDLAKYAGDALYTVLICALAAVIAPGARPVVTAGAGLAFSWAVELLQLTGVPAELSRHSTAARLVLGSTFNAPDLLWYAVGAGFAWAVAALATSPGSAPRTSASR, encoded by the coding sequence GTGACCGGGGGAGGGGACGGGGTCGGGGCCGAGGGTGAGGTCGGGGTCGAGGAAGTCTGGACGGCCCGGCGCACCCGTGCGGTCGCGGCCGTCGCCGCGGCGCTGACCGTGCTCGCCGGGCTCGGGGTCAGGGCCTTCATGGACGGCGACCTCGCCAAGTACGCCGGGGACGCGCTCTACACCGTGCTGATCTGCGCCCTGGCCGCCGTGATCGCGCCCGGCGCGCGGCCGGTCGTCACGGCCGGGGCGGGGCTGGCGTTCAGCTGGGCGGTGGAACTGCTGCAACTGACCGGGGTGCCCGCGGAGCTCTCCCGGCACAGCACGGCGGCGCGGCTGGTGCTCGGCTCGACCTTCAACGCGCCCGATCTGCTCTGGTACGCGGTGGGCGCGGGCTTCGCCTGGGCGGTGGCGGCCCTGGCTACTTCTCCCGGCTCCGCTCCTCGGACTTCTGCATCTCGATGA
- a CDS encoding MFS transporter produces the protein MGEGLGSGRSEGLWNRNFRLFFVARTAALFGDGMIPVALTAGLLGAGRPHSSVGFALAAWMGPLAVFVLFGGVLADRFTPRRMMIIADALRLVGASVLAFSFATGNPPLWAVYTLSAVAGVGAALFQPGVASTVPRVASDVQRANAVLRVSEALMTMAGPAFAGMLVGLASAGAVYAANASTFLVSGICLFLLRLAPAPSDEAQRGGFVAELADGWREFRARSWLWGVIAIWTVYGFTVLGPMLPLTAVEVTEAHGSGTYGVMMAVNGAGSVVGGLLALRLRPRRPLAAGAVALTGVCVNLLVLGLGLPVPALGAGQFAAGAAFAFWLVMWSTTVQTHVPPEALNRLHAYDVAGSLLMLAAGRALAGPVADRVGTPEVLLAGAVINLMVVAVLLVARPISRLERIA, from the coding sequence ATGGGTGAGGGCCTGGGGAGCGGCCGGTCGGAAGGGCTCTGGAACCGTAACTTCCGGCTCTTCTTCGTCGCCCGCACCGCCGCGCTCTTCGGTGACGGCATGATCCCGGTGGCGCTCACCGCCGGGCTGCTGGGCGCCGGCCGCCCGCACTCCTCCGTGGGGTTCGCGCTCGCCGCCTGGATGGGTCCGCTGGCGGTCTTCGTGCTCTTCGGCGGCGTACTGGCGGACCGGTTCACCCCCCGCCGGATGATGATCATCGCGGACGCGCTGCGGCTGGTCGGGGCCTCGGTGCTGGCGTTCTCCTTCGCCACCGGCAACCCGCCGCTGTGGGCGGTGTACACGCTCAGCGCGGTGGCCGGGGTGGGCGCCGCGCTCTTCCAGCCCGGCGTCGCCTCGACCGTGCCCCGGGTCGCCTCGGACGTGCAGCGGGCCAACGCGGTACTGAGGGTCTCCGAGGCGCTGATGACCATGGCGGGCCCGGCCTTCGCGGGCATGCTCGTCGGGCTGGCCAGCGCCGGGGCGGTCTACGCGGCGAACGCCTCGACGTTCCTGGTCTCCGGCATCTGCCTGTTCCTGCTCCGGCTCGCCCCGGCCCCCTCGGACGAGGCGCAGCGCGGCGGTTTCGTCGCCGAACTGGCCGACGGGTGGCGGGAGTTCCGGGCGCGCAGCTGGCTGTGGGGGGTGATCGCGATCTGGACGGTGTACGGCTTCACGGTGCTCGGCCCGATGCTCCCGCTCACCGCGGTCGAGGTCACCGAGGCGCACGGCTCGGGCACGTACGGCGTGATGATGGCGGTGAACGGCGCGGGCAGCGTCGTCGGCGGGCTGCTGGCCCTGCGCCTGAGACCCCGCCGCCCGCTCGCGGCGGGCGCCGTCGCGCTGACCGGGGTCTGCGTGAACCTGCTGGTGCTGGGGCTCGGGCTGCCGGTGCCCGCGCTCGGGGCGGGGCAGTTCGCGGCGGGCGCGGCGTTCGCGTTCTGGCTGGTGATGTGGTCGACGACGGTCCAGACCCATGTGCCGCCCGAGGCGCTGAACCGCCTGCACGCGTACGACGTGGCGGGCTCGCTGCTGATGCTGGCGGCGGGCCGGGCCCTGGCAGGGCCGGTCGCGGACCGGGTGGGCACGCCCGAGGTGCTGCTGGCCGGCGCGGTGATCAACCTGATGGTGGTGGCGGTGCTGCTGGTGGCCCGGCCGATCAGCCGGCTGGAGCGGATCGCGTGA
- a CDS encoding GlxA family transcriptional regulator: MPHRIAVLALDGLLPFELGIPQRIFGRAFGIEPHEKGRGLYEVVTCSVRPPGPVRTDADFTITVERGPEALATADTVVIPASYELGPVFDEGRLTDELAAAFTRIRPGTRMVSICTGSYVLAAAGYLDGRPATTHWSHADHFQQLFPEVRVDPDVLFIDDGDVLTSAGVAAGIDLCLHIVRRDHGTAVANDVARRTVVPPHRDGGQAQYIQRPLPEARFATTTTARSWALGRLERPILLRDMAQQESMSVRTFTRRFREEVGVSPVQWLTRQRVERARHLLESTDLSIDQVARDAGFGTPTSLRQHLQAALGVSPTVYRRTFRAGSA; this comes from the coding sequence ATGCCGCACCGAATCGCCGTCCTGGCCCTCGACGGGCTGCTGCCCTTCGAACTGGGCATCCCTCAGCGGATATTCGGCCGCGCGTTCGGCATCGAGCCGCACGAGAAGGGCCGCGGCCTCTACGAAGTCGTGACCTGTTCCGTCCGCCCGCCGGGCCCGGTCCGTACCGACGCGGACTTCACGATCACCGTCGAACGCGGTCCCGAGGCCCTGGCCACCGCCGACACGGTGGTGATTCCCGCCAGCTACGAACTCGGCCCCGTCTTCGACGAGGGCAGGCTCACCGACGAACTGGCCGCCGCGTTCACCCGCATCAGGCCGGGAACCCGGATGGTCTCGATCTGCACGGGCAGCTACGTGCTGGCCGCCGCCGGGTATCTCGACGGGCGCCCCGCCACCACCCACTGGTCGCACGCCGACCACTTCCAGCAGCTCTTCCCCGAGGTCCGGGTCGACCCGGACGTCCTGTTCATCGACGACGGGGACGTCCTGACCTCCGCCGGGGTCGCCGCCGGGATCGATCTGTGTCTGCACATCGTGCGCCGGGACCACGGCACCGCCGTCGCCAATGACGTCGCCCGGCGCACGGTCGTGCCTCCGCACCGGGACGGCGGACAGGCGCAGTACATCCAACGCCCCCTGCCCGAGGCCCGGTTCGCGACCACGACCACCGCGCGCAGTTGGGCGCTCGGTCGGCTGGAGCGCCCGATCCTGCTGCGCGACATGGCGCAGCAGGAGTCGATGAGCGTACGCACCTTCACCCGGCGGTTCCGGGAGGAGGTCGGGGTCAGCCCCGTCCAGTGGCTGACCCGGCAGCGGGTCGAACGGGCCCGGCACCTGCTGGAGTCGACGGACCTGTCGATCGACCAGGTGGCGCGGGACGCGGGCTTCGGGACGCCCACGTCACTGCGGCAGCATCTCCAGGCGGCGCTGGGGGTGTCCCCGACGGTGTACCGGCGCACCTTCCGCGCCGGGAGTGCCTGA
- a CDS encoding Zn-dependent alcohol dehydrogenase yields the protein MRGVVFDGKRTEVVDDLEIRDPGPGEVLVAVAAAGLCHSDLSVIDGTIPFPSPVVLGHEGAGVVEAVGAGVRHVAPGDHVSLSTLANCGACAQCDRGRPTMCRKAIGMPGQPFTRRGKPLYQFASNSAFAERTLVKAVQAVKIPDDLPLTSAALIGCGVLTGVGAVLNRAKVDRGDTVVVIGTGGVGLNVIQGARIAGALTIVAVDANPAKEAAARQFGATHFVTSADEVRDILPNGADHAFECVGRTELIRTAIDLLDRHGQAILLGVPAATAEASFLVSSMFLDKSILGCRYGSSRPQRDIALYAELYREGRLLLDELVTTTYPVEDFAKAADDAHHGRVARGVLVF from the coding sequence ATGAGAGGCGTCGTCTTCGACGGCAAGCGGACCGAGGTCGTCGACGATCTGGAGATACGCGATCCGGGCCCCGGCGAGGTGCTGGTGGCGGTGGCCGCGGCCGGGCTGTGCCACAGCGACCTCTCGGTGATCGACGGGACGATTCCGTTCCCGTCACCGGTGGTGCTCGGGCACGAGGGCGCGGGTGTGGTCGAGGCGGTCGGCGCCGGCGTCCGGCATGTGGCGCCCGGCGACCACGTGTCGCTGTCCACGCTGGCCAACTGCGGGGCGTGCGCCCAGTGCGACCGGGGGCGCCCGACGATGTGCCGCAAGGCGATCGGGATGCCGGGGCAGCCGTTCACGCGGCGCGGGAAGCCGCTGTACCAGTTCGCCTCCAACTCGGCCTTCGCCGAACGGACCCTGGTCAAGGCCGTGCAGGCGGTGAAGATCCCGGACGATCTGCCGCTCACCTCGGCGGCCCTGATCGGCTGCGGGGTGCTGACGGGGGTGGGCGCCGTGCTCAACCGGGCGAAGGTCGACCGGGGCGACACGGTCGTGGTGATCGGCACCGGCGGCGTCGGGCTCAACGTGATCCAGGGCGCCCGGATCGCGGGCGCGCTGACGATCGTCGCCGTGGACGCCAACCCGGCGAAGGAGGCGGCGGCCCGGCAGTTCGGCGCGACACACTTCGTGACCTCGGCGGACGAGGTGCGGGACATCCTGCCGAACGGCGCCGACCACGCCTTCGAGTGCGTCGGCCGTACGGAGCTGATCCGTACCGCGATCGACCTGCTGGACCGGCACGGCCAGGCGATCCTGCTGGGCGTCCCGGCGGCCACGGCGGAGGCGTCGTTCCTCGTCTCGTCGATGTTCCTGGACAAGTCGATCCTGGGCTGCCGGTACGGCTCCTCGCGCCCGCAGCGGGACATTGCGCTCTACGCCGAGCTGTACCGGGAGGGCCGGCTGCTCCTGGACGAACTCGTCACCACCACCTACCCGGTGGAGGACTTCGCCAAGGCGGCGGACGACGCGCACCACGGCCGGGTGGCCCGGGGCGTGCTGGTGTTCTGA
- a CDS encoding acyl-CoA dehydrogenase family protein, which yields MDFSFGPDDTAFRAEARGWLAEHLVGEYAAAAGTGGPGSEHEGVAVRRAWERELGRDGWIGLGWDDHGTGHGNRRASLVQQVVWAEEYARADAPARVGHIGENLLAPTLIAYGSQEQQRRFLPAVARGDALWCQGYSEPGAGSDLAAVRTAAVRDPGSGGHRVTGQKIWTSLAKEADWCFVLARTEPGSRRHHGLSFLLVPMDQPGRIEVRPIRQMSGTSEFNEVFFDGAHAEECVGGEGNGWTVAMGLLALERGVSTLVQQIGFAAELGRVVEAAVDSGAVMDPVLRERLVRQWAQLRTMRWNALRTLGSTGDPGAPSVAKLLWGGWHQRLGELAVQIRGTAAAVGPEDWSAKQPYGLDEAQRLFLFTRSDTIYGGSDEIQRNIIAERVLGLPKEPR from the coding sequence GTGGACTTCAGCTTCGGCCCCGACGACACCGCCTTCCGCGCGGAGGCACGCGGCTGGCTGGCAGAGCACCTCGTGGGCGAGTACGCGGCGGCCGCCGGCACCGGCGGCCCCGGCAGCGAGCACGAGGGCGTCGCGGTCCGCCGCGCCTGGGAGCGCGAACTCGGCCGCGACGGCTGGATCGGCCTCGGCTGGGACGACCACGGCACCGGCCACGGCAACCGCCGCGCCAGCCTCGTCCAGCAGGTCGTCTGGGCCGAGGAGTACGCCCGCGCCGACGCCCCCGCCCGGGTCGGCCACATCGGCGAGAACCTCCTCGCCCCGACCCTGATCGCCTACGGCAGCCAGGAGCAGCAGCGCCGCTTCCTGCCCGCCGTGGCGCGCGGCGACGCGCTCTGGTGCCAGGGCTACAGCGAGCCGGGCGCCGGATCGGACCTGGCCGCGGTGCGCACGGCCGCGGTGCGCGACCCGGGCAGCGGCGGCCACCGGGTGACCGGGCAGAAGATCTGGACGTCGCTCGCGAAGGAGGCCGACTGGTGCTTCGTGCTGGCCCGCACGGAGCCCGGCTCCCGCCGCCACCACGGCCTGTCGTTCCTGCTCGTGCCGATGGACCAGCCCGGCAGGATCGAGGTGCGGCCGATCCGCCAGATGTCCGGGACCAGCGAGTTCAACGAGGTCTTCTTCGACGGGGCGCACGCCGAGGAGTGCGTCGGCGGCGAGGGCAACGGCTGGACGGTCGCCATGGGGCTGCTGGCCCTGGAGCGCGGCGTCTCCACGCTCGTCCAGCAGATCGGCTTCGCCGCCGAACTGGGCCGGGTGGTCGAGGCGGCCGTCGACAGCGGCGCCGTCATGGACCCGGTCCTGCGCGAACGCCTCGTACGGCAGTGGGCCCAGCTGCGGACCATGCGCTGGAACGCCCTGCGCACCCTCGGCTCCACCGGCGACCCGGGCGCGCCCAGCGTGGCGAAACTGCTCTGGGGCGGCTGGCACCAGCGCCTGGGCGAGCTGGCCGTGCAGATCAGGGGCACGGCGGCGGCCGTCGGCCCGGAGGACTGGTCGGCGAAACAACCGTACGGACTCGACGAGGCACAGCGCCTGTTCCTGTTCACCCGGTCCGACACCATCTACGGCGGCTCGGACGAGATCCAGCGGAACATCATCGCCGAGCGGGTGCTCGGCCTACCGAAGGAGCCGAGATGA